The Bacillota bacterium genome contains a region encoding:
- a CDS encoding IS701 family transposase, giving the protein MLLTYRKRLSSLICDPDGMINADGCDMPKKGTESVGVARQYYGSLGKTENCQVGVFVGYSSSKGYGLIDRSLYMPEKWFGDDYAGRRERCGVPDDLLFKTKTQLASEMIQNAVASGLFPAKWIGVDSFFGNDKEFLDSIPDSLYYFADVHANTTVFTKMPVMVTPEYSSRGRRDLKKRPSVPPVPVSTIAEDANIPWSKVFLGEGAKGPIIAEVKCLRVVECRDNLPVNGVWLYIRRYADGRIKYSLCNAPVDISPEQLHKVATMSWPIEQCFEECKSYLGMDHCESRSWNSWYRHMLFVFLAHLFVQELQIRLKKTAGFDTSPSKYAHYISPSTTL; this is encoded by the coding sequence ATGCTTTTAACCTACCGTAAACGTCTTTCCTCCCTCATCTGTGATCCGGACGGCATGATCAATGCCGATGGATGCGATATGCCAAAGAAAGGGACGGAATCTGTGGGTGTGGCCCGTCAATACTATGGTAGCCTGGGTAAGACCGAAAACTGTCAGGTCGGTGTATTTGTCGGTTATTCCAGCAGTAAAGGTTACGGGTTGATTGACCGGTCGCTTTACATGCCAGAGAAGTGGTTTGGCGACGATTATGCAGGACGCAGGGAAAGATGCGGAGTGCCAGACGACCTTTTATTCAAGACAAAAACACAACTGGCCTCCGAGATGATCCAAAACGCAGTAGCTTCCGGCTTGTTCCCTGCCAAATGGATCGGCGTTGACAGTTTCTTCGGCAACGATAAGGAGTTTTTGGACTCCATACCCGATAGCCTCTACTATTTTGCAGACGTTCATGCCAACACTACCGTATTTACGAAGATGCCGGTCATGGTTACCCCTGAATACAGTAGCAGAGGGAGAAGAGACCTGAAGAAAAGGCCTTCTGTCCCACCGGTGCCTGTATCGACCATCGCCGAGGATGCGAATATACCTTGGTCTAAGGTCTTTCTGGGCGAAGGTGCCAAAGGCCCAATCATAGCTGAAGTCAAATGCCTCAGGGTAGTCGAATGCCGGGACAACCTTCCTGTCAATGGTGTATGGCTCTATATCAGACGCTATGCCGATGGACGAATCAAATATTCGTTATGCAATGCACCGGTGGATATATCGCCGGAGCAGTTGCACAAGGTTGCAACCATGAGCTGGCCAATCGAGCAGTGTTTCGAGGAATGTAAAAGCTATCTAGGGATGGACCATTGTGAATCCAGATCGTGGAATTCATGGTACCGCCATATGCTTTTTGTATTTCTTGCACATTTGTTTGTTCAGGAACTCCAGATACGATTAAAAAAAACTGCCGGTTTTGACACTTCCCCAAGCAAATATGCTCATTATATCAGCCCTAGTACTACATTATGA